In a single window of the Porites lutea chromosome 14, jaPorLute2.1, whole genome shotgun sequence genome:
- the LOC140923974 gene encoding tryptophan 2,3-dioxygenase-like: MLLKYADFFHSDDEASTQEGGGHGDDKEVSYAGYLQLGKLLDCQKPRESTAHDELLFIIVHQVYELWFKEIIHELDSVMEIFETLDMEGRKMLVLSSRLNRILKIQNLLRDQVVIMETMTPLDFMKFRDHLVPASGFHSLQFRLIENKLGIKKDQRSKCKSQEYRSQFDSGDRKILKQSEEETSLLQRVQEWLERTPGLEAFWKKYKESVQDMLDAMETEAKTLEEVNKQKNHFETILCEEKHNQRIARGERRFSHKAIQGALMIFFYRDEPGFSLPFQILQLLMDIDSLLLKWRYDHSMMAQRMIGSKVGTMGSSGYQYLKSTVSDRYKVFVDLFNLSNFFIPLDRIPPLSSSIKEGLDPALLMNGNLNKDNSNLRSLNEKEGHVTSSDCEG, translated from the exons ATGTTGTTGAAGTATGCTGATTTCTTTCACAGTGATGACGAAGCAAGTACCCAGGAAGGAGGAGGACATGGTGACGATAAAGAAGTGTCTTACGCAGGATATCTCCAG CTTGGCAAGCTTCTCGACTGTCAGAAGCCACGTGAATCCACTGCTCATGATGAATTGTTGTTCATTATTGTACATCAGG tttacGAACTGTGGTTTAAGGAGATCATTCATGAGTTGGACTCTGTCATGGAAATCTTTGAGACACTG GATATGGAAGGAAGGAAGATGCTCGTTTTAAGTTCAAGACTTAACCGCATTTTGAAGATCCAAAAC CTGCTACGTGACCAGGTCGTGATTATGGAAACGATGACCCCATTGGATTTTATGAAATTCAG AGATCACTTGGTTCCGGCTTCTGGGTTCCACAGTCTTCAGTTTAGACTGATTGAGAATAAACTCGGAATTAAGAAG GATCAAAGAAGTAAATGCAAATCACAGGAATACAG AAGTCAATTTGACTCCGGTGATAGAAAAATTCTTAAACAGTCAGAAGAAGAAACATCGTTGCTGCAGCGCGTCCAG GAATGGTTGGAACGGACTCCTGGTCTTGAGGCCTTTTGgaagaaatacaaagaaagCGTCCAAGACATGCTAGATGCCATGGAGACTGAGGCTAAG ACCTTGGAAGAAGTCAACAAACAAAAG AATCACTTTGAGACAATTCTCTGTGAAGAGAAACACAACCAGCGTATTGCTAGAG GTGAAAGAAGGTTCTCTCACAAAGCCATACAAGGAGCACTGATGATCTTCTTTTACCG GGACGAGCCTGGATTCAGCTTGCCATTTCAAATCCTTCAGCTGCTCATGGATATTGACTCACTTCTGCTCAAGTGGCGCT ACGATCATTCCATGATGGCTCAGAGGATGATCGGAAGTAAAGTTGGTACTATGGGTTCATCTGGTTATCAGTACCTTAAATCCACGGTCAG TGATCGCTACAAGGTGTTTGTGGATTTGTTTAACCTGTCCAACTTCTTCATACCACTTGATCGAATCCCGCCACTGAGTTCTTCCATTAAAGAGGGTCTGGATCCTGCGTTGTTGATGAATGGCAACCTAAACAAAGACAACAGTAACTTGCGCAGCCTCAACGAAAAAGAGGGTCACGTGACAAGTAGTGACTGCGAAGGTTAA